The Myxocyprinus asiaticus isolate MX2 ecotype Aquarium Trade chromosome 31, UBuf_Myxa_2, whole genome shotgun sequence genome has a segment encoding these proteins:
- the LOC127422519 gene encoding fatty acid CoA ligase Acsl3-like isoform X2 — MFELSVDRYPDRDCLGTRELLSEEDEITEDGRVFKKVILGEYRWMSYDQMYKAVKAFGCGLAALGQKPFKNIAIFCETRAEWIIAAQACFMYNFPLVTLYSTLGGPAIIHGLNEAEVSHIITNKELLETKLKVILLEVPRLRHIIVVDNKLKTDSEYPRGISVHSMAAVQRLGAQPENVSMQRQPPCASDVAMIMYTSGSTGIPKGVMISHSNIIAGVTGMAKRIPNLGEDDTYIGYLPMAHVLELSAEIVCLAHGCRIGYSSPQTLADQSTKIKKGSKGDTTVLQPTLMAAVPEIMDRIYKNVMLKVEDLSLLQRMLFSLAYNYKMEQLAMGYTTPLCDKLVFRKVRALLGGRLRVLLSGGAPLSAATQRFMNICFCCPVGQGYGLTETCGAGTISQLWDYSTGRVGAPLVCCEIQLKDWIKGGYRSTDKPCPRGEILIGGSNVSMGYYKNKEKNCEDFFVDKKGQRWFCTGDIGEFHGDGCLKIIDRKKDLVKLQAGEYVSLGKVEAVLKNCPLIDNICVYANSDESFVIGFVVPNQKQLLALAERMCVRGSWEELCNSPLIEEEVLTVITDAALTAQLERFEIPRKIRLSAEPWTPETGLVTDAFKLKRKELKTHYQTDIERMYGIK, encoded by the exons gTGATTTTGGGAGAGTATCGCTGGATGTCGTATGATCAGATGTATAAAGCGGTGAAAGCGTTCGGGTGCGGTTTGGCCGCTCTGGGGCAAAAACCTTTCAAAAACATCGCCATATTCTGCGAGACTAGGGCGGAGTGGATCATTGCAGCACAGGCCTGTTTCATGTATAACTTCCCAT tggTAACTCTTTACTCTACTCTGGGAGGTCCTGCTATCATTCATGGACTCAATGAAGCTGAAGTTTCCCATATCATCACCAACAAAGAACTTCTGGAGACCAAACTCAAG GTTATTTTGCTGGAGGTGCCGAGGTTACGGCACATTATTGTCGTTGACAATAAACTCAAGACCGACTCTGAATACccacgaggcatcagtgtacacAGCATGGCTGCTGTACAGAGACTGGGGGCCCAGCCTgagaatg TGTCAATGCAAAGACAGCCTCCGTGTGCGTCTGATGTGGCCATGATAATGTACACCAGCGGCTCCACAGGAATACCGAAAGGAGTCATGATCTCCCACAGCAATATTATTGCAGGAGTTACAGGCATGGCCAAGAGGATTCCCAACCTCGG TGAGGATGACACATATATCGGTTACCTTCCAATGGCTCATGTGTTAGAGTTGAGTGCTGAGATTGTGTGTTTGGCTCATGGATGTAGAATTGGCTACTCTTCCCCACAAACACTCGCTGACCAG TCAACAAAGATAAAGAAGGGAAGCAAAGGAGACACTACAGTCCTGCAGCCCACTCTAATGGCAGCAGTACCA GAAATAATGGATCGGATTTATAAGAATGTGATGCTAAAAGTGGAAGATCTGAGCCTTCTTCAGAGGATGCTGTTTTCACTGGCCTACAACTATAAGATGGAGCAGCTTGCTATGGGATACACCACCCCGCTGTGTGACAA gCTGGTGTTCCGAAAGGTTCGGGCATTATTAGGTGGGCGTTTACGGGTGTTATTGTCAGGCGGAGCCCCTCTGTCTGCTGCGACCCAGCGGTTCATGAACATTTGTTTCTGCTGTCCGGTGGGTCAGGGTTATGGCCTCACAGAGACCTGCGGAGCTGGAACCATCAGCCAGC ttTGGGATTACAGTACAGGAAGAGTTGGTGCACCTCTGGTTTGCTGTGAAATTCAACTGAAGGACTGGATAAAGG GTGGGTATCGGAGCACAGACAAGCCGTGTCCACGAGGAGAGATTCTGATTGGGGGCTCCAATGTATCCATGGGTTACTACAAGAACAAGGAGAAGAACTGTGAAGATTTCTTTGTGGATAAGAAAGGCCAGAGATGGTTCTGCACCGGAGACATTGGCGAGTTTCATGGAGACGGTTGTCTGAAGATTATTG accGTAAGAAAGACCTGGTGAAGCTACAGGCAGGAGAATACGTGTCCCTGGGAAAGGTGGAGGCCGTCTTGAAAAACTGCCCTCTCATCGATAACATCTGTGTTTATGCCAACAG TGATGAATCATTTGTAATTGGCTTCGTGGTACCCAATCAGAAGCAGCTCCTGGCGCTGGCAGAGAGGATGTGTGTCAGAGGTTCGTGGGAGGAGCTTTGTAACAGCCCTCTCATTGAAGAGGAGGTGCTTACGGTCATCACAGACGCAGCACTGACAG CCCAGTTAGAGCGGTTTGAGATTCCTCGTAAGATCCGCTTGAGCGCTGAGCCCTGGACCCCAGAGACCGGCTTAGTGACAGACGCTTTTAAACTCAAACGCAAAGAGCTAAAAACTCACTACCAGACTGATATTGAGCGGATGTACGGTATCAAGTAG